The proteins below are encoded in one region of Bacillus vallismortis:
- a CDS encoding AraC family transcriptional regulator has translation MPRIQFTVPPFPVFIAAGEGVFKRGETHVKRVFSVFDLIYVKQGTLYITENEQSFSVEGGEYILLSPGLEHYGTKGSDEATSYYWLHFDENRYELTAKGGSNWSELQQEKGSFVEPARYGLALPRKGKVQRPQFMAQQFERLIDYSAENSDLPLRKQILFEELMLHLQKEAFQIPSAKERVAWEAARYLQEHYKEKTTIKDLSLALHYHQDYVSRCMQQVLGVTPAQYTNRVRMTEAKRLLSSTNDKMGVIAETVGMEDPTYFSKLFKQIEGISPIEYRKIVSRKVQ, from the coding sequence ATGCCCCGCATCCAGTTTACAGTTCCCCCATTCCCGGTATTTATCGCAGCCGGAGAAGGGGTTTTTAAAAGGGGAGAAACCCATGTAAAACGCGTATTCTCTGTGTTTGACCTGATATACGTCAAGCAGGGAACGTTATATATAACGGAAAATGAACAATCGTTCTCTGTAGAGGGAGGCGAGTACATCTTGCTTTCTCCCGGTCTTGAACACTATGGAACGAAGGGCAGTGATGAAGCGACCTCCTATTATTGGCTTCACTTTGATGAAAACCGATATGAATTGACGGCAAAGGGAGGCAGCAATTGGTCTGAGCTGCAACAGGAGAAAGGGAGCTTCGTGGAGCCGGCCCGCTACGGACTGGCTTTGCCGAGAAAAGGCAAGGTGCAGCGCCCGCAGTTTATGGCGCAGCAGTTTGAAAGGCTGATCGATTACTCCGCGGAAAACTCCGATTTGCCGCTTAGAAAACAAATCTTATTTGAGGAGCTGATGCTGCATCTTCAAAAAGAGGCGTTTCAAATTCCGTCTGCGAAAGAGCGGGTTGCCTGGGAGGCGGCCCGGTACTTACAGGAGCATTATAAGGAAAAAACGACAATCAAAGATCTATCACTCGCCCTTCACTATCATCAGGATTATGTGAGCCGCTGCATGCAACAGGTGCTCGGCGTTACCCCGGCACAATATACGAACCGGGTGAGAATGACGGAAGCGAAGCGTCTTCTATCCTCTACAAACGATAAAATGGGCGTCATTGCGGAAACAGTCGGAATGGAAGACCCGACATACTTTTCCAAACTCTTCAAGCAGATAGAAGGCATTTCACCAATTGAATACCGGAAAATTGTCAGCCGGAAAGTTCAATAA
- a CDS encoding pentapeptide repeat-containing protein, translating to MNKIVIQKPHIPESLQTADFHETVTQDDVVSMHLFENCTICGADIERLCIEKSIFRNVVFIDVSFRHIELTDVVFEKCDLSNADFSGAVIHRTSIKQSKMVGMNAADSTLRNVSFEECHGHFSSFSYSNMKQVRFAHCTLMQSECSNMTLQQTHFDGCELESANFTGTSLQNMDISTSRFDQLHVSLDKLKGCKIAPEHAIALARALGAVVV from the coding sequence ATGAATAAAATAGTGATTCAAAAACCGCACATACCGGAAAGCCTGCAAACCGCAGATTTTCATGAAACCGTGACACAGGATGATGTGGTCAGCATGCATTTGTTTGAAAATTGTACAATCTGCGGTGCAGATATTGAAAGACTTTGTATCGAAAAATCGATATTTAGAAATGTCGTATTTATTGATGTGTCTTTCCGGCATATTGAACTGACCGATGTGGTCTTTGAAAAATGTGATCTGTCAAACGCCGATTTCAGCGGGGCTGTCATTCACAGAACTTCCATTAAGCAATCCAAAATGGTTGGAATGAATGCAGCGGACTCAACGCTGCGGAATGTTTCGTTCGAGGAGTGCCACGGACATTTCAGTTCTTTTTCGTACTCAAATATGAAACAGGTTCGTTTTGCGCACTGTACCCTTATGCAAAGCGAGTGCAGCAATATGACGCTCCAGCAGACACACTTTGACGGATGCGAACTGGAAAGCGCCAACTTTACCGGCACATCCCTTCAGAACATGGACATCAGCACGTCCCGTTTTGACCAGCTTCACGTCTCCCTCGACAAATTGAAAGGCTGTAAAATCGCGCCGGAGCACGCGATTGCTCTCGCCAGGGCGCTTGGAGCTGTCGTAGTATAA
- a CDS encoding Gfo/Idh/MocA family oxidoreductase, which yields MEHQVRCAVLGLGRLGYDHAKNLVTRVSGAKLVSVADPMKGRAEQVAKEFGIEKWSENPNELLEDPGIDAVIIVTPTSTHGDMIIKAAENGKHIFVEKPLTLSLEESKAVSEKVKETGVICQVGFMRRFDPAYADAKRRIDAGEIGKPIYYKGFTRDQGAPPAAFIKHSGGIFIDCSIHDYDIARYLLKAEITSVSGHGRILNNPFMEQYGDVDQALTYIEFDSGAAGDVEASRTSPYGHDIRAEVIGTEGSIFIGTLRNQHVTILTSKGSSYDIIPDFQTRFHEAYCLELQHFAECVRDGKTPIVTDVDATINLEVGIAATHSYRSGRPVQLDVNRAHIRL from the coding sequence GTGGAACATCAAGTAAGATGCGCGGTATTAGGATTAGGACGGCTCGGCTATGATCATGCGAAAAATCTCGTCACCCGTGTTTCGGGAGCAAAGCTGGTCAGTGTCGCTGATCCGATGAAAGGGAGAGCGGAGCAGGTTGCCAAAGAATTCGGTATCGAAAAATGGTCTGAGAACCCGAATGAGCTGTTAGAAGATCCCGGCATTGACGCTGTCATTATCGTAACGCCGACAAGCACACATGGCGATATGATCATCAAAGCAGCGGAGAACGGAAAACACATCTTCGTTGAAAAACCGTTAACATTAAGCCTTGAGGAATCAAAAGCGGTTTCTGAAAAAGTGAAAGAGACCGGCGTCATTTGCCAAGTCGGCTTTATGAGGCGATTCGATCCCGCGTACGCAGATGCCAAACGGCGGATCGACGCTGGAGAAATCGGCAAACCCATCTATTATAAAGGCTTTACGCGTGACCAGGGAGCGCCTCCGGCAGCGTTTATCAAACACAGCGGCGGGATCTTTATAGACTGCTCCATCCATGACTATGATATCGCCCGTTATTTGTTGAAAGCGGAAATCACTTCTGTTTCCGGACACGGCAGGATCCTGAACAACCCGTTTATGGAGCAGTATGGTGATGTCGATCAGGCGCTGACGTATATCGAATTTGACTCCGGCGCAGCGGGGGACGTCGAGGCAAGCAGAACCTCTCCATACGGACATGACATCCGGGCGGAAGTTATCGGGACAGAGGGCAGTATTTTCATAGGAACATTGAGAAATCAACATGTGACCATCCTGACGTCTAAAGGGAGCAGCTATGATATTATCCCAGACTTTCAAACTCGTTTTCATGAAGCCTACTGCTTAGAGCTGCAGCACTTTGCCGAGTGTGTGCGGGATGGAAAAACACCGATCGTGACAGATGTCGATGCAACGATCAATTTAGAAGTCGGCATTGCCGCGACCCATTCGTATCGATCCGGCAGGCCTGTACAGCTGGATGTGAATCGTGCTCATATTCGTTTATAG
- a CDS encoding DUF2777 domain-containing protein, producing MKRKQLLYKEERKWEYGTIFIEDGICLIETGEGEILLADSLHHSPIWIHHKGKWEQASFQKQSVLSCGEENISLSGGERIRYEKSVKRPLIALLDSLDDETFLAFLQHLHSFGLSVFDCVFSYNKDVFSNTSEEQGVSFYHFSNDTAQCAMQHHYSHDGTGDRFEWTASNGKRSIMYSAVQRGRK from the coding sequence ATGAAACGGAAACAATTATTATATAAAGAAGAACGAAAGTGGGAATACGGCACCATTTTTATTGAAGACGGCATCTGTTTAATCGAAACCGGAGAAGGCGAGATCCTTCTCGCGGACAGTCTCCATCACAGCCCAATCTGGATTCATCATAAAGGAAAGTGGGAGCAGGCCAGCTTTCAGAAGCAATCGGTTCTATCATGCGGTGAAGAAAACATCTCCCTTTCAGGCGGAGAGCGCATTCGTTATGAAAAATCAGTCAAGCGGCCGCTCATCGCGCTTTTGGATTCGCTTGATGACGAAACCTTTCTCGCATTTTTACAGCACTTGCACAGTTTTGGCTTATCGGTATTCGATTGCGTGTTTTCTTATAATAAAGACGTCTTTTCGAATACTTCGGAGGAGCAGGGTGTTTCTTTTTATCATTTTTCAAACGACACCGCCCAATGCGCGATGCAGCATCACTACAGCCATGACGGGACAGGCGACCGGTTCGAATGGACGGCTTCAAATGGAAAGCGTTCCATTATGTATTCAGCCGTCCAGCGGGGGCGCAAATAA
- a CDS encoding MATE family efflux transporter, producing the protein MKQAVFKSTALKKPADKSFSLFTLTWPIFIEVSLYMFMGNADTLMLSQYSDNSVAAVGVSNQILNLIIVMFSFIATGTTVIISQFLGSRQKKEAMEVAYVSIGANFFISLAISALVFFAAVPLLHIMGLSNELMPDAKVFLQVVGGLSFIQALIMTFSAILKSYGYTKDTMFVTIGMNLFNIAGNFIVIFGLFGFPVLGVTGVAISTSIARVIGLIAMIVIVNKRIQLKMSLKKVFHMHKEHLRKLLKIGIPSAGEQLSYNLSQMIVTYFIAIMGAQALTTKVYTQNITMFILLFGTAISQGTQILIGRYIGGKQFDAAYERCMKSLYWALGIAAATSVLMTIFSKNLIGIFTQSPDIIATASLLIAMTIILEPGRSFNVVIINSLRAAGDAKFPVYMAMISMWGIGLPLAYLFGIHLGFGLAGIWISFIADEWVRGILMYRRWRSRIWIQKGMA; encoded by the coding sequence ATGAAACAAGCTGTCTTCAAATCAACTGCTTTGAAAAAACCCGCTGACAAATCGTTTTCCTTATTTACGCTTACTTGGCCGATCTTTATTGAGGTCTCATTATATATGTTTATGGGTAATGCCGATACACTGATGCTCAGCCAATACTCAGACAACAGCGTGGCAGCAGTCGGCGTCAGCAACCAGATTTTGAATTTAATTATCGTGATGTTCAGCTTTATCGCAACAGGAACGACCGTGATCATTTCACAATTTTTAGGGTCACGGCAAAAGAAAGAAGCCATGGAAGTCGCTTATGTGTCAATCGGCGCCAACTTCTTCATCAGCCTTGCCATCAGCGCCCTTGTCTTTTTCGCAGCGGTCCCTCTCCTTCATATAATGGGATTATCAAACGAACTGATGCCTGATGCGAAAGTCTTCTTGCAAGTTGTCGGAGGTCTGTCCTTTATTCAAGCTTTAATCATGACATTCAGCGCGATCTTAAAAAGCTATGGTTATACAAAAGATACGATGTTTGTCACAATCGGCATGAACCTTTTCAATATTGCCGGAAACTTTATTGTGATTTTCGGCCTGTTTGGCTTTCCTGTTCTCGGCGTTACCGGTGTGGCCATATCCACATCTATCGCCCGCGTCATCGGATTAATCGCGATGATTGTCATTGTCAACAAACGCATTCAGCTTAAGATGTCACTGAAAAAAGTCTTTCATATGCATAAAGAGCATTTGCGCAAGCTGCTGAAAATCGGCATCCCTTCTGCGGGAGAACAGCTTTCATACAACCTGTCGCAAATGATTGTCACTTATTTTATCGCCATCATGGGCGCGCAGGCTTTAACAACAAAAGTGTACACGCAAAATATTACGATGTTTATTTTGCTGTTCGGCACCGCGATCAGCCAGGGCACGCAAATTTTAATCGGCCGCTATATCGGCGGCAAACAGTTTGACGCCGCTTATGAGCGCTGCATGAAGAGCTTATATTGGGCACTCGGAATTGCCGCGGCAACATCAGTTTTAATGACGATCTTTTCAAAAAACCTGATCGGCATCTTTACACAAAGCCCTGATATTATCGCGACTGCGAGCCTTTTGATTGCGATGACGATTATTCTTGAACCGGGCCGTTCATTTAACGTCGTCATAATCAACTCCTTGCGGGCGGCTGGCGATGCGAAATTCCCTGTCTACATGGCCATGATTTCGATGTGGGGCATCGGGCTCCCTCTTGCTTATCTATTCGGCATCCACCTCGGTTTCGGTCTTGCCGGCATTTGGATTTCCTTTATCGCGGACGAATGGGTCCGGGGAATCTTAATGTATAGAAGATGGCGCTCACGCATCTGGATTCAAAAAGGTATGGCATAA
- a CDS encoding PLP-dependent aminotransferase family protein translates to MTLTQWQPSRYSDVPLHRQIEQYMKDKILHGEWAVGTKIPSQRTLADMFQVNRSTVTVAIDELTSQGLLEGRRGGGTKVVNSTWSVLAAEPPLDWNDYVRSGIHHPNSSIIQGIHQNEPRADIIRLGTGELSPDLLPVDTMRRMFQQINPHALSLGYEQPKGNPKLREAVADHLKSKQIHVSPSAIFIVSGALQALQLISIGLLKRGSVILTEKPSYLQSLHVFQSAGMRLRGLPMDESGIKTGLVSSYRKQYGGQLLYTIPSFHNPTGTVMSEQRRKEIIGLSKKEQLPIIEDDAYGDLWFEEKPPQPLKAMDHEGNVLYVGTFSKTVSPGLRIGWLAGPEPVIERLADIKMQTDYGSSGLSQWAAAEWLSQGHYEKHLTWIRGVLKQKRDAAVQFLKRYAGDIATWRIPAGGFYIWVTFHKPLPVSRFFHELLKQQVLVNPGSIYNGEERSSIRLSYSYASLADLETGIQAAADTARRLMMS, encoded by the coding sequence ATGACCTTGACGCAATGGCAGCCAAGCCGATATTCGGATGTTCCGCTGCATCGGCAGATCGAACAATACATGAAAGATAAAATTCTTCACGGAGAGTGGGCTGTGGGGACGAAAATTCCTTCGCAGAGAACGCTGGCCGATATGTTTCAAGTGAACCGCAGCACAGTGACAGTAGCCATTGATGAACTCACATCTCAAGGCCTGTTAGAGGGGAGAAGGGGCGGGGGCACGAAGGTTGTAAACAGTACGTGGAGCGTGCTGGCGGCTGAGCCTCCGCTCGATTGGAACGATTACGTCCGTTCGGGCATTCATCACCCAAATTCTTCTATCATTCAGGGGATTCATCAAAACGAACCAAGAGCGGATATCATCAGATTAGGCACAGGGGAGCTTTCACCGGATCTGCTGCCTGTTGACACAATGCGCCGGATGTTTCAGCAGATCAATCCGCACGCCCTGTCTTTAGGATACGAGCAGCCGAAAGGAAATCCTAAGTTGAGGGAGGCAGTGGCGGATCATTTAAAAAGCAAGCAGATCCATGTATCACCGTCAGCGATTTTCATTGTGTCCGGGGCACTTCAGGCGCTTCAGCTCATCTCGATCGGGCTTTTAAAACGAGGTTCTGTCATTTTGACCGAAAAGCCGTCCTACCTTCAATCATTGCATGTGTTTCAATCAGCGGGGATGCGGCTTCGCGGCTTGCCGATGGATGAATCGGGAATCAAAACGGGGCTGGTTTCTTCTTATCGAAAACAATACGGGGGACAGCTGCTTTACACCATACCGTCGTTTCATAATCCGACGGGCACTGTCATGTCAGAGCAGCGAAGGAAAGAGATCATCGGCCTGTCAAAAAAAGAGCAGCTGCCGATTATTGAGGATGATGCGTACGGTGATTTATGGTTTGAAGAAAAACCGCCACAGCCGTTAAAAGCAATGGATCATGAAGGCAATGTTTTATATGTGGGCACGTTTTCAAAAACAGTGAGCCCTGGCCTTCGAATCGGCTGGCTGGCCGGACCGGAACCGGTCATTGAACGGCTGGCCGACATTAAAATGCAGACAGACTACGGCTCGAGCGGATTGTCCCAGTGGGCGGCCGCCGAATGGCTGTCGCAGGGGCATTATGAAAAGCATCTGACTTGGATACGCGGGGTCTTAAAACAAAAGAGAGACGCGGCAGTTCAGTTTCTCAAGCGATATGCCGGAGACATCGCCACGTGGCGGATTCCCGCCGGCGGCTTTTATATATGGGTGACATTTCACAAACCCTTGCCTGTCAGCCGTTTCTTTCATGAACTGCTGAAACAGCAGGTGCTGGTGAATCCCGGTTCTATTTACAACGGCGAAGAGCGAAGCAGCATCAGGCTGTCATATTCTTATGCATCTCTTGCGGATTTGGAAACGGGCATTCAAGCGGCAGCTGATACAGCCCGCCGCCTGATGATGTCTTAA
- a CDS encoding LacI family DNA-binding transcriptional regulator: MKTTIYDVARAAGVSITTVSRVINNTGRISGKTRQKVINVMKEMAYTPNVHAAALTGKRTNMIALVTPDISNPFYCELAKSIEEKADELGFQMMICSTDYDPKKETKYFSVLKQKKVDGIIFATGIENHDSMSALEEIASEQIPLAMISQDKPLLPMDIVVMDDVRGGYEAAKHLLSLGHTNIACIVGDGSTTGEKNRIKGFRQAMEEANVPVDESLIVPTRFSLESGKEEAGKLLDRNAPTAIFAFNDVLACAAIQAARIRGIKVPDDLSIIGFDNTILAEMAAPPLTTVAQPIKDMGQCVIELLAEAIEGKRKTKQKIVLPPELVVRHSTSPLKTRAR; encoded by the coding sequence ATGAAAACGACCATTTACGATGTGGCAAGGGCGGCGGGGGTCTCGATTACGACGGTGTCGCGTGTCATTAACAATACCGGCAGAATCAGCGGCAAAACGCGGCAGAAGGTGATCAATGTCATGAAGGAAATGGCGTATACGCCCAATGTCCATGCCGCGGCGTTGACGGGAAAACGAACGAATATGATTGCGCTTGTGACGCCAGATATTTCAAATCCGTTTTACTGCGAACTGGCCAAAAGCATTGAGGAAAAGGCGGATGAGCTCGGTTTTCAAATGATGATTTGCAGCACTGATTACGATCCGAAAAAAGAAACAAAGTATTTTTCAGTGCTGAAGCAGAAAAAAGTGGACGGCATTATTTTTGCGACTGGGATTGAGAATCATGACAGCATGTCTGCTTTGGAGGAAATCGCCAGCGAACAAATTCCGCTTGCGATGATTTCGCAGGATAAGCCGCTGCTTCCGATGGATATTGTTGTCATGGATGACGTTCGCGGCGGTTATGAGGCAGCCAAGCACCTGCTGTCACTCGGGCATACGAACATCGCCTGCATTGTTGGGGACGGATCAACAACGGGTGAAAAAAACAGGATCAAAGGCTTCCGCCAGGCGATGGAGGAGGCGAACGTGCCTGTCGATGAATCGCTTATCGTTCCGACGCGGTTTTCTTTGGAAAGCGGCAAAGAAGAAGCGGGAAAATTGCTGGACAGGAACGCCCCGACGGCTATTTTTGCCTTCAACGACGTACTGGCCTGCGCCGCCATACAAGCTGCGAGGATAAGAGGCATAAAAGTGCCGGATGACCTTTCCATCATCGGTTTTGATAACACCATACTTGCAGAAATGGCGGCCCCGCCCCTGACGACCGTGGCCCAGCCGATTAAAGATATGGGGCAGTGCGTCATCGAGCTGCTGGCCGAAGCCATCGAAGGAAAACGAAAGACGAAACAAAAAATCGTGCTGCCGCCTGAGCTTGTGGTCAGGCATTCCACATCACCGCTCAAAACACGAGCCCGCTAA
- the asnB gene encoding asparagine synthase (glutamine-hydrolyzing) → MCGITGWIDFKKQLVQEKQTMNRMTDTLSKRGPDDSNVWGEHHVLFGHKRLAVVDIEGGRQPMACTFQGGTYTIIYNGELYNTEDLRKELRARGHQFERTSDTEVLLHSYIEWQEDCVDHLNGIFAFAVWDEKRDLMFAARDRLGVKPFFYTEQGSSFLFGSEIKAILAHPEIKARVDRTGLSEIFGLGPSRTPGTGVFKGIKEVRPAHALTFSKDGLNIWRYWNVESQHHTDRFDDTVANVRSLFQDAVTRQLVSDVPVCTFLSGGLDSSAITAVAAGHFEKEGNAPLHTYSIDYEENDKFFQASAFQPNDDGPWIEKMTEAFGTTHHKCVISQKNLVDHLEEAVLVKDLPGMADVDSSLLWFCREIKKDFVVSLSGECADEIFGGYPWFHTADVESGFPWMRSTEERIKLLSESWQKKMNLKEYVNAKYEETLAETPLLDGETGVDKARRQLFYLNMLWFMTNLLDRKDRMSMGASLEVRVPFADHRLVEYVWNIPWEMKMHDNREKGILRKALEGILPDDILYRKKSPYPKTHHPEYTKGVSEWLKTIRNQKDSVLHTLLDRKQLDQLLETEGSSFKVPWFGQLMKGPQLIAHLAQIHTWFEAYRIDIDEG, encoded by the coding sequence ATGTGTGGAATTACGGGTTGGATCGATTTTAAAAAGCAGCTCGTCCAGGAAAAACAAACGATGAATAGAATGACAGACACTCTTTCCAAACGGGGGCCTGATGATTCTAACGTTTGGGGAGAGCACCATGTTTTATTCGGACATAAAAGGCTGGCGGTCGTGGATATTGAAGGCGGGCGCCAGCCGATGGCATGCACCTTTCAAGGGGGTACGTACACCATTATTTACAATGGAGAGCTGTATAACACGGAGGATCTGCGCAAAGAATTGCGGGCGCGGGGCCATCAGTTCGAGCGGACATCAGATACCGAGGTGCTGTTGCACAGCTACATTGAATGGCAGGAAGACTGTGTAGACCATCTCAATGGCATATTCGCTTTTGCTGTGTGGGATGAAAAGCGCGATCTCATGTTTGCCGCGAGAGACCGTCTCGGCGTGAAGCCGTTTTTTTATACGGAGCAAGGATCTTCTTTTCTCTTTGGGTCAGAGATCAAAGCGATCCTCGCGCACCCTGAGATCAAAGCGCGAGTGGACAGAACAGGGCTTTCTGAAATTTTCGGGCTCGGACCGTCCAGAACACCGGGCACTGGTGTATTTAAAGGCATAAAAGAAGTCCGTCCGGCTCACGCGCTGACGTTTTCCAAAGACGGACTGAATATTTGGCGTTATTGGAATGTTGAAAGCCAACACCATACGGATCGTTTTGATGACACGGTTGCCAATGTCAGATCGTTGTTTCAGGACGCGGTGACGCGGCAGCTTGTATCGGATGTGCCGGTTTGTACGTTCCTATCAGGCGGACTGGACTCAAGCGCCATTACGGCGGTTGCGGCAGGCCATTTTGAAAAGGAAGGAAATGCGCCGCTTCATACTTATTCGATTGATTACGAAGAGAACGATAAATTTTTTCAAGCAAGCGCTTTTCAGCCGAATGATGATGGGCCTTGGATCGAAAAAATGACAGAGGCCTTCGGCACAACTCACCACAAATGCGTTATCAGCCAAAAGAATCTCGTCGATCATTTGGAGGAAGCCGTGCTGGTCAAAGACTTGCCGGGAATGGCTGATGTCGACTCATCCCTATTGTGGTTTTGCCGGGAAATCAAAAAGGACTTTGTCGTCAGCCTGTCGGGAGAGTGCGCGGATGAGATTTTCGGAGGTTATCCGTGGTTCCATACGGCAGACGTGGAGTCGGGCTTTCCATGGATGAGATCGACAGAGGAACGGATCAAGCTGCTTTCTGAATCATGGCAGAAAAAAATGAATCTCAAAGAATACGTAAATGCCAAATACGAAGAAACCTTGGCGGAAACACCACTATTAGACGGAGAAACGGGTGTGGACAAAGCAAGAAGACAGCTTTTCTATTTAAATATGCTTTGGTTTATGACGAACCTTTTGGATCGGAAGGACCGCATGAGCATGGGAGCGAGCCTTGAAGTGCGGGTGCCGTTCGCTGATCACCGGCTCGTAGAATATGTATGGAATATCCCATGGGAAATGAAAATGCATGACAACCGGGAAAAAGGCATTTTACGCAAAGCGCTCGAGGGCATTTTGCCAGATGACATTCTGTATCGCAAAAAAAGCCCGTATCCGAAAACACACCACCCGGAATATACAAAAGGCGTCAGTGAATGGCTGAAAACGATCAGAAACCAAAAAGACTCCGTGCTCCATACGCTGCTGGACAGAAAACAATTGGATCAGCTTTTAGAAACGGAAGGCTCCTCTTTCAAGGTTCCGTGGTTCGGGCAGCTTATGAAGGGGCCTCAGCTGATCGCCCATCTAGCTCAAATCCATACATGGTTTGAAGCGTATCGCATTGATATTGATGAGGGATAA
- a CDS encoding DinB family protein produces the protein MIKFFEYNRQVRDQWFTWCHQLTTEELLKNRLGGVGSILYTLFHIIDVEYSWIRAIQGKEDIVVQFADYHTLDQVKSLSNRFRTDIIDFLDTKADEIKHELVSVPWDKEELYTRDDILHHIIAHEIHHIGQLSVWARELKLSPISAHFIGRKLNY, from the coding sequence ATGATAAAATTTTTTGAGTATAACAGGCAGGTAAGGGATCAATGGTTTACTTGGTGTCATCAACTAACCACTGAAGAGTTGCTGAAAAATCGTCTTGGTGGAGTAGGAAGTATTTTATATACCCTTTTTCATATTATTGACGTGGAATATAGTTGGATTCGTGCTATCCAAGGGAAAGAAGATATCGTTGTTCAGTTCGCTGATTATCATACACTAGATCAGGTTAAATCCCTTTCAAATCGTTTCCGGACTGACATTATTGACTTTTTAGATACAAAAGCAGATGAAATAAAACATGAACTTGTAAGCGTTCCTTGGGATAAAGAGGAATTATATACGAGAGATGATATATTGCACCATATCATAGCTCACGAAATTCACCATATCGGCCAACTTTCTGTATGGGCCCGGGAATTAAAATTAAGCCCCATATCAGCTCATTTCATCGGGAGAAAATTGAACTATTGA